A single window of Excalfactoria chinensis isolate bCotChi1 unplaced genomic scaffold, bCotChi1.hap2 Scaffold_84, whole genome shotgun sequence DNA harbors:
- the LOC140265332 gene encoding coiled-coil domain-containing protein 81-like, whose product MFTDHQKASLIELGCHRSSEGFIERVAVWDAVATFIHEQLLVHKGVWIPTFGSFDTISKEIVTEDRTVTLCWPVFHLASNLRARHHLKSRRESLPGRMRGD is encoded by the exons ATGTTCACTGACCATCAGAAGGCTTCATTGATTGAGTTGGGATGTCACCGGTCATCAGAGGGCTTCATTG AGCGAGTTGCCGTCTGGGATGCGGTGGCCACCTTCATACacgagcagctcctggtgcacaAG GGGGTCTGGATTCCCACCTTCGGCTCCTTTGACACCATCTCCAAGGAGATCGTGACGGAGGACAGGACTGTGACTCTGTGCTGGCCCGTGTTTCACCTGGCCAGCAACCTCAGAGCTAGGCACCACCTCAAGTCCCGCAGGGAGTCCCTGCCAGGTAGGATGAGGGGGGATTaa
- the LOC140265318 gene encoding uncharacterized protein, with the protein MLRRERPPSCGSGPPGSPLIWLQPLLARAVRAAPRRNRGTTGAVLRMAAPELCGRTAPGRGEEAVPGGAEGVWIPTFGSFDTISKEIVTEDRTVTLCWPVFQLASNLRARHHLKSRRESLPAHRKLELLKCSQVATDASVSRQTAQTCIQSTVSLLSGCLQNGENVAVVLKGVGVLLIDGLSFEMKFYYDFLEKLSGKENFRRAIRKVSRRFLHRPGSAVSLTQPAHSPPGPGQLLEPCRCCGAVSSPCLGLLMSPVPQP; encoded by the exons ATGCTGAGGCGGGAACGGCCGCCATCATGCGGCTCGGGGCCGCCCGGCTCTCCCCTCATTTGGCTGCAGCCGCTGCTTGCCAGAGCTGTGCGGGCAGCACCGAGACGGAACCGCGGCACGACGGGAGCGGTGCTGAGGATGGCGGCGCCGGAGCTGTGCGGGAGAACGGCTCCGGGCCGGGGAGAGGAAGCGGTGCCCGGCGGAGCTGAG GGGGTCTGGATTCCCACCTTCGGCTCCTTTGACACCATCTCCAAGGAGATCGTGACGGAGGACAGGACCGTGACTCTGTGCTGGCCCGTGTTTCAGCTGGCCAGCAACCTCAGAGCTAGGCACCACCTCAAGTCCCGCAGGGAGTCCCTGCCAG CCCACAGGAAGCTGGAGCTCCTGAAGTGCAGCCAGGTGGCCACAGACGCCTCTGTGAGCCGGCAGACAGCGCAGACCTGCATCCAAAGCACCGTGTCGCTGCTCTCCggctgcctgcagaatggggagaACGTTGCCGTTGTCCTGAAGGGCGTCGGAGTGCTCCTCATTGACGGGCTGAGCTTCGAAATGAAGTTCTATTACGACTTCCTCGAGAAGCTGTCAGGGAaagagaacttcaggagagccatCCGCAAGGTGAGCCGTAGGTTTCTCCATAGGCCGGGCAGTGCCGTGAGCCTCACTCAGCCCGCACACAGCCCACCAGGACCTGGGCAGCTGCTCGAGCCGTGCAGGTGCTGCGGTGctgtcagctctccctgcctcgGGCTCCTCATGTCCCCTGTGCCTCAGCCATGA
- the LOC140265325 gene encoding LOW QUALITY PROTEIN: AH receptor-interacting protein-like (The sequence of the model RefSeq protein was modified relative to this genomic sequence to represent the inferred CDS: inserted 1 base in 1 codon; deleted 2 bases in 1 codon) has product MAQLHEHYSLGYXLDELQKNPQPLIEVLKVEEPGSYQQDPWAMTDEEKLQVVPLIHQELYRQGKVQEAATKYYDAIACLKNLQMKEQPGSPDWIELDQKITPLLLNYCQCKLQNEEYYQVLDRCSSILNKEEDNVKAYFKTAAHAAVWNVAEADLAKVLALDPSQRPVVSKELYSLEARLCQKDAEDKIRFKGIFSQ; this is encoded by the exons ATGGCCCAGCTGCACGAGCACTACTCGCTGGGAT ACCTGGACGAGCTGCAAAAGAACCCCCAGCCCCTCATCGAGGTGCTCAAGGTGGAGGAGCCTGGCTCCTACCAGCAGGACCCCTGGGCCATGACGGATGAGGAGAAGCTGCAGGTCGTGCCCCTGATCCACCAGGAGCTGTACCGACAGGGCAAGGTGCAGGAGGCAGCCACCAAGTACTACGATGCCATCGCCTGCCTCAAGAACCTGCAGATGAAGGAGCAACCCGGCTCTCCGGACTGGATCGAGCTGGACCAGAAGATCACCCCACTGCTGTTGAATTACTGCCAGTGCAAGCTGCAGAATGAGGAGTACTACCAGGTGCTGGACCGCTGCTCCTCCATCCTCAACAAGGAGGAGGACAACGTCAAAGCCTACTTCAA gacagcGGCTCACGCGGCCGTGTGGAACGTGGCCGAGGCTGACTTGGCCAAGGTGCTGGCACTGGACCCATCGCAGCGCCCCGTGGTCAGCAAGGAGCTATAT AGCCTGGAGGCACGCCTGTGCCAGAAGGATGCAGAGGACAAGATCCGCTTCAAGGGCATCTTCTCGCAGTAG
- the LOC140265320 gene encoding uncharacterized protein translates to MMSLRRWNSNLIINPVPGIFSAHRKLELLKCSQVAADASVSRQTAQTCIQSTVSLLSGCLQNGENVAVVLKGVGVLLIDGLSFEMKFYYDFLEKLSGKENFRRAVRKAPSLLDMGVSRATPLASLVFSGCLVVLPKFQMELVPKVLPLIHHKSSGSTSGAQKPRKDETLPPLSKGKKGKVASRSFPLGYGWPVQKEGAGCDVPPSLAMAGGCGDLRPCSSSVEGAAELNCREEEWGQRWIRGGFWEQA, encoded by the exons ATGATGTCCCTTAGAAGGTGGAACAGCAACCTTATCATCAACCCCGTCCCTGGTATTTTTTCAGCCCACAGGAAGCTGGAGCTCCTGAAGTGCAGCCAGGTGGCCGCAGACGCCTCTGTGAGCCGGCAGACAGCGCAGACCTGCATCCAAAGCACCGTGTCGCTGCTCTCCggctgcctgcagaatggggagaACGTTGCCGTTGTCCTGAAGGGCGTCGGAGTGCTCCTCATTGACGGGCTGAGCTTCGAAATGAAGTTCTATTACGACTTCCTCGAGAAGCTGTCGGGGAaagagaacttcaggagagccgTCCGCAAG GCCCCCTCGCTGCTGGACATGGGGGTGTCCCGTGCAACACCGCTGGCTTCCCTGGTGTTCTCTGGCTGCCTTGTCGTATTACCCAA GTTTCAAATGGAGTTGGTACCCAAAGTGCTGCCCCTGATACACCACAAGTCCTCCGGGAGCACCTCTGGGGCACAGAAGCCAAGAAAAGATGAGACGTTGCCACCTCTTTCCAAGGGCAAGAAAGGTAAAGTGGCTTCCAGGTCCTTCCCCTTAGGTTATGGTTGGCCTGTCCAAAAGGAAGGTGCTGGGTGTGACGTACCCCCATCCCTGGCTATGGCAGGAGGATGTGGGGAtctcaggccctgctcttcctcagtggaaggtgctgcagagctgaactgTAGAGAGGAGGAGTGGGGACAGAGATGGATTCGGGGGGGGTTCTGGGAACAGGCCTGA